The following proteins are co-located in the Mesorhizobium australicum WSM2073 genome:
- the iolG gene encoding inositol 2-dehydrogenase, translated as MTVRFALLGAGRIGKVHARAVGSNPQAKLVAVADAFEKAASELAVAYGAEVRSIDEIEKSKDIDAVVICTPTDTHADLIERFAKAGKAIFCEKPIDLDVKRVEQCLAVVDKAKATLMVGFNRRFDPHFAAVRKAIDDGAIGTVEMVTITSRDPGAPPIDYIKRSGGIFRDMTIHDFDMARFLLGEEPVAVSAHASVLVDKKIGEAGDFDSVSVILETASGKQAVISNSRRATYGYDQRIEVHGSKGMVAAENQRPVSIELANEKGYTRPPLHDFFMTRYLDAYALEIAAFIAAATSGKKAAPSGADGLVALKLADAALKSATTGKTIRLDK; from the coding sequence ATGACTGTTCGCTTCGCCCTCCTTGGTGCCGGCCGCATCGGCAAGGTCCACGCCCGCGCCGTGGGTTCCAACCCCCAGGCAAAACTGGTCGCCGTGGCCGATGCCTTCGAGAAGGCGGCGAGCGAATTGGCTGTTGCCTATGGCGCCGAGGTGCGCAGCATCGACGAAATCGAGAAGTCCAAGGACATCGACGCGGTCGTCATCTGCACGCCGACCGACACCCATGCCGATCTGATCGAGCGCTTCGCCAAGGCCGGCAAGGCGATCTTCTGCGAGAAGCCGATCGACCTCGACGTCAAGCGGGTCGAGCAGTGCCTGGCCGTTGTCGACAAGGCCAAGGCGACCCTGATGGTCGGCTTCAACAGGCGTTTCGACCCGCATTTCGCCGCCGTGCGCAAGGCGATCGACGACGGAGCCATCGGCACCGTCGAGATGGTCACCATCACCTCGCGCGATCCCGGCGCGCCACCCATCGACTACATCAAGCGCTCGGGCGGCATTTTCCGCGACATGACCATCCATGATTTCGACATGGCGCGCTTCCTGCTCGGCGAGGAGCCTGTCGCGGTCAGCGCGCACGCCTCGGTGCTGGTCGACAAGAAAATCGGCGAAGCCGGCGATTTCGACTCGGTCAGCGTCATCCTCGAAACGGCTTCGGGCAAGCAGGCAGTCATCTCCAATTCGCGCCGCGCCACCTATGGCTACGACCAGCGCATCGAGGTGCACGGCTCGAAGGGCATGGTGGCGGCCGAGAACCAGCGGCCGGTGTCGATCGAGCTCGCCAACGAGAAGGGCTACACGCGCCCGCCGCTGCACGACTTCTTCATGACCCGCTACCTCGACGCCTATGCCCTCGAGATCGCCGCCTTCATCGCTGCGGCGACATCCGGCAAGAAGGCGGCGCCGAGCGGCGCTGATGGCCTCGTGGCGCTGAAGCTGGCCGATGCGGCGCTGAAGTCGGCGACCACGGGCAAGACCATTCGTCTCGACAAATAA
- a CDS encoding SRPBCC family protein, with translation MDETRANEPTPMQNRTTVERKSDRELVVTRTFDAPARIVFEAWTKPELFKQWWTPKSMGMFLRSCEMDVRVGGGYRLVFGHDDSHPAEFFGRYLEVTPPSRLVWTNDEGGDGGPVTTVTFEEKGGKTLLVMHEVYPSKEALDAAGTGAADAMAETFGQLDELLATLRHGAA, from the coding sequence ATGGACGAAACAAGAGCGAATGAGCCCACCCCCATGCAGAACCGCACGACGGTGGAACGGAAGTCCGACCGCGAGCTGGTCGTCACGCGAACCTTCGACGCGCCGGCCCGCATCGTGTTCGAGGCCTGGACAAAGCCCGAGCTGTTCAAGCAGTGGTGGACGCCGAAATCGATGGGCATGTTCCTGCGTTCCTGTGAGATGGATGTTCGTGTGGGAGGCGGGTACCGCTTGGTGTTCGGGCATGATGACTCGCACCCCGCCGAGTTCTTCGGCAGGTATCTCGAAGTGACACCGCCCTCGCGCCTCGTCTGGACCAATGACGAAGGTGGTGACGGTGGACCCGTGACCACAGTGACCTTCGAGGAAAAAGGCGGCAAGACGCTGCTGGTCATGCACGAGGTCTATCCCTCGAAGGAGGCCCTCGACGCCGCCGGTACCGGGGCGGCGGATGCGATGGCCGAGACGTTCGGGCAGTTGGACGAGCTTCTCGCCACGCTGCGGCACGGCGCCGCCTGA
- a CDS encoding 3-deoxy-7-phosphoheptulonate synthase translates to MLTTTDDLRVKELRLLSTPDEVMREIPRSLTATRTVAASRNAIHSILTGADDRLVVIVGPCSIHDPVAAVDYASRLAALREALSDRLEIVMRVYFEKPRTTVGWKGLINDPDLDGSFNIDKGLRTARNVLSAVNNLGLPAATEFLDMTTPQYIADLVAWGAIGARTTESQIHRELASGLSCPVGFKNGTDGNLRIAGEAVKSAAQPHHFMAVTKGGRSAIAATTGNEDCHVILRGGVQPNYDAASVEAASVELVRIGIAPRLMIDVSHANSAKKPENQPKVAADVAGQVAAGDERIIGVMIESNLVAGRQDVVPGKPLVYGQSITDGCIDWATTETVLHGLAGAVEWRRSARRNLLDSRQGAA, encoded by the coding sequence GTGTTGACCACCACAGACGACCTCCGGGTCAAGGAACTGAGACTGCTGAGCACGCCGGACGAGGTGATGCGCGAGATACCGCGCTCACTCACGGCGACACGCACCGTTGCCGCCTCGCGCAACGCCATTCACTCCATCCTCACCGGGGCCGACGATCGGCTTGTTGTCATCGTGGGCCCTTGTTCCATCCACGATCCGGTCGCGGCCGTTGATTATGCCAGCCGTCTGGCGGCGCTGCGCGAGGCTCTGTCCGACCGGCTCGAGATCGTCATGCGCGTCTATTTCGAGAAGCCGCGCACCACGGTCGGCTGGAAAGGCCTGATCAACGATCCCGACCTGGATGGCAGCTTCAACATCGACAAGGGGTTGCGGACGGCACGCAACGTGCTTTCCGCCGTCAACAATCTCGGCCTGCCGGCGGCGACCGAATTCCTCGATATGACGACGCCGCAATACATTGCCGACCTCGTCGCCTGGGGCGCCATTGGCGCGCGCACGACCGAGAGCCAGATCCATCGCGAGCTGGCCTCGGGTCTCTCCTGCCCGGTCGGCTTCAAGAACGGCACCGACGGCAATCTCAGGATCGCCGGCGAGGCGGTGAAGTCGGCCGCCCAGCCGCATCATTTCATGGCGGTGACCAAGGGCGGACGCAGCGCCATCGCGGCGACCACCGGCAATGAGGATTGCCATGTCATCCTGCGTGGTGGCGTTCAGCCCAACTACGATGCGGCAAGCGTCGAGGCCGCATCGGTCGAACTCGTCCGCATCGGTATCGCCCCCCGTCTGATGATCGACGTCAGCCATGCCAACTCAGCCAAGAAGCCGGAGAACCAGCCCAAGGTCGCGGCCGATGTCGCGGGCCAAGTGGCGGCTGGCGACGAGCGCATCATCGGCGTCATGATCGAGAGCAATCTCGTCGCCGGCCGGCAGGATGTCGTGCCCGGCAAGCCACTGGTCTACGGCCAGAGCATCACCGATGGCTGCATCGACTGGGCGACCACGGAGACGGTGCTGCACGGCCTTGCCGGCGCCGTGGAATGGCGCCGGTCGGCGCGCCGCAACTTGCTGGACAGCCGGCAAGGCGCCGCCTGA
- a CDS encoding type II toxin-antitoxin system VapC family toxin has protein sequence MSLFIDASAVVALLRPEPTAGELAARMDAHGGPFFISAIVRFETAMALARSKTPLPSPIQPAAVAKANAAVDRFVQDLGIGEVLISAEVGRLAIEAARSYGKGVDSPAQLNMGDCFSYACCKAYNLALLYTGQDFKKTDIG, from the coding sequence ATGAGCTTGTTCATTGACGCTTCGGCGGTCGTCGCTCTGTTGCGTCCGGAGCCCACGGCAGGAGAACTCGCCGCCCGGATGGACGCCCATGGCGGGCCTTTCTTCATTTCGGCGATCGTTCGTTTCGAGACCGCGATGGCCTTGGCGCGTTCAAAGACCCCCCTGCCTTCACCCATCCAACCGGCGGCAGTCGCAAAGGCGAATGCGGCCGTGGACCGTTTCGTGCAGGATTTGGGAATCGGCGAGGTCCTCATTTCGGCCGAAGTCGGGCGGCTCGCCATCGAAGCCGCACGCAGTTACGGCAAGGGTGTCGATTCGCCGGCGCAGCTCAATATGGGCGATTGCTTTTCCTACGCCTGTTGCAAGGCATATAATTTGGCTTTGCTCTACACCGGTCAGGATTTCAAAAAGACAGACATAGGATAG
- a CDS encoding ArsR/SmtB family transcription factor produces MVQYSPARLDASFAALSDATRRGVLEQLGRADASITDLAQKFHMTLTGMKKHVGVLEQAGLVTTRKVGRVRTCKLGLRRLEEETGWIERYRQLWAARFDELDKVVEEMKRKEEADGRNKSE; encoded by the coding sequence ATGGTTCAGTATTCTCCTGCCCGCCTGGATGCCTCGTTCGCCGCGCTTTCGGACGCCACCCGACGCGGCGTTCTGGAGCAGCTCGGCCGTGCGGATGCCTCGATCACGGACTTGGCCCAGAAATTCCATATGACCCTCACGGGCATGAAGAAGCATGTCGGCGTTCTGGAGCAGGCAGGCCTCGTCACGACGCGGAAGGTCGGGCGCGTGCGGACCTGCAAGCTCGGCCTGCGCCGCCTGGAGGAGGAGACGGGATGGATCGAGAGATACCGCCAGCTCTGGGCCGCACGCTTCGACGAGCTGGACAAGGTTGTCGAGGAAATGAAACGGAAGGAGGAAGCCGATGGACGAAACAAGAGCGAATGA
- a CDS encoding SDR family oxidoreductase, with the protein MSASADRNSNTRAIVTGGAQGIGFAVAEALADEGCRALALIGRSQEKGDKAVAHFRKSGVDAIFISADVSKVADCKRAVATALSHFGTINALVNAAATSARGSLVETSEELFDQIFDTNVRGPFFLMQGVVAHLLEKKAPGSIVNVLSMSAHTGQSFLTPYSTSKGALMTLTKNVANAYRFNRIRCNAVLPGWMDTEGEDIVQKKWHDAPDDWLAKAEAAQPMGQLVKPDQLARLISYMVSPQSGVMTGSLVDYDQSVAGSSPE; encoded by the coding sequence ATGAGCGCATCCGCCGATCGCAATTCGAACACACGCGCCATCGTCACCGGCGGTGCGCAAGGCATAGGATTCGCGGTCGCCGAAGCGCTGGCCGACGAAGGCTGCCGGGCGCTGGCGCTCATCGGCCGCTCGCAGGAGAAGGGCGACAAGGCTGTCGCTCATTTCAGGAAATCAGGCGTCGACGCCATCTTCATCAGCGCCGATGTCTCCAAGGTTGCCGACTGCAAGCGCGCGGTCGCCACCGCGCTCTCGCATTTCGGTACGATCAACGCCCTGGTCAACGCCGCCGCCACCTCGGCGCGCGGCTCGCTGGTCGAGACCTCAGAAGAGCTGTTCGACCAGATCTTCGACACCAATGTGCGCGGCCCGTTTTTTCTGATGCAGGGCGTGGTGGCGCATCTCTTGGAGAAAAAGGCGCCCGGATCGATCGTCAACGTGCTGTCGATGTCGGCGCATACCGGGCAGTCCTTCCTGACGCCCTATTCGACCAGCAAGGGCGCGCTGATGACGCTGACCAAGAACGTCGCCAACGCTTATCGCTTCAACCGCATCCGCTGCAACGCCGTGCTGCCCGGCTGGATGGACACCGAGGGCGAGGACATCGTGCAGAAGAAATGGCACGATGCGCCCGACGACTGGCTGGCGAAGGCCGAAGCCGCGCAGCCGATGGGCCAGTTGGTCAAGCCGGACCAGCTCGCACGGCTGATCAGCTACATGGTCAGCCCGCAATCGGGCGTCATGACCGGATCGCTGGTCGACTACGATCAGAGTGTCGCCGGGTCGTCGCCGGAGTAG
- a CDS encoding type II toxin-antitoxin system VapB family antitoxin, with product MPLYVKDREVDRLVLEVQRLTKAPSKAEAVRRALTHEIERARSAQTVSERLAEAVRMAGEIGADNPDFDMRAYSDELSGGL from the coding sequence ATGCCGCTTTATGTGAAGGACCGGGAAGTCGACCGGCTGGTACTTGAGGTGCAGCGCCTCACGAAGGCGCCGAGCAAAGCCGAGGCGGTTCGCCGGGCCCTGACGCATGAAATTGAGCGCGCCCGCAGTGCCCAAACTGTGTCGGAACGCTTGGCGGAGGCAGTCAGAATGGCTGGCGAAATCGGAGCGGATAATCCTGACTTCGATATGAGAGCCTATTCGGACGAGCTTTCAGGGGGACTATGA